The genomic segment AATGTTGGGATCGAACGCGGTGACGAGGCCGACATCCTTCCGGCTCGCGATCGGGATCGCGTTGGACAGGGCATCGGCGTTGCCCAGAATGATGCGCATCAGGAAGTCGCGCCACACGTCGCCGGGGCTGTTGGCGCCCAGCGCGAGGGATTTCTTGAGGTGAACATGGCACCACAGGTCGTCGGGAGCGTGCTCCCCTTCGTCGAACAGCTCGATGAAGGGAAGGATGTCGCGGCCGCGGTTGCCGACGAGCTTCACCTCGACAGGGATGCCGGCCTTCCTGC from the Acuticoccus sp. MNP-M23 genome contains:
- a CDS encoding rhamnan synthesis F family protein, with protein sequence RKAGIPVEVKLVGNRGRDILPFIELFDEGEHAPDDLWCHVHLKKSLALGANSPGDVWRDFLMRIILGNADALSNAIPIASRKDVGLVTAFDPNILGWTGSVRLISRFEQHLPAPLPAHPILFPIGNMFWTKARVVGAMRTLFPASYPWPNEPIANDGTEFHFIERLWPAMAAVEELETIYLEKADQKRG